Within Spinacia oleracea cultivar Varoflay chromosome 4, BTI_SOV_V1, whole genome shotgun sequence, the genomic segment AGTTCAAGAATAACAAATATGTACACAGTGCTTTATTCCAGAATAAAACAAAATCCAACAAACAGTCCAAAGACCCAGAAATACTTTAGTTTATAGCAGGAAGGTACAGACAGACAGACAAGGAGGTAAAAGCAACCAGTAGTGGGTGGCGCTAGCCGTTTGCAACAGTAGAATAAGAAGCAAGCAATAATAGTATGTCTAATTTTCTCGAGTTCATTTTTCATGTTCAGCTTCTTTTGCAAAAATTCTCGAtcttaaaaattattttaacaGAAAGGGTGACTTgatgttgtgtttgttttttcctaTTAGAAATAGAAACTGAAGATCCGAGGACAGATGCCTCTGGATATCATTTTGTACCCTTTGCTTATGGAAACTCTGCTGATTCCAGTGGACAGAAGACTCTTGAAGTGGCTCCGGACATATCTGCGTTTCATCCACCATTTTCTGTGCCTGAAAGTTTACTTCAAAACCTGGTAGGTTTATCCCTTTTTAGCTATACATCTTATACATAGCTTTAAGAAGAGTCTAGACTTTAATGAtgattttttcatttttgaagAGTTAGCTAATGTGGACAAATAGTATCTGTCTGATGTGCATATGTTATTTTGAGGCTTACTATGTCTAAGTTTTCAGATGCTTGGAGCAGGGTGAACTTCTTCTGACCTAAAGTTGCCATTCAGGGGCACCTTGTTCCCTTTTGATGTCATGAAAGATAGGCCGTGCATTAGGACCATAGAGTTCAATGCTTAACTGGAAATTCAAATCATCGTAGTCGCTTGGAGCATATGGAATGAAATTCAAATAAGCATGAGTTTCAATGCATCAGAAGAAAGCAATACCTTTTCAGGAATGAACATTTGTCTCAACGCTATTGTTTCAATCATGTAGCGACCAACATAATATCCACTTTCCTTGGAGCCTGGAGGTTGGCGTGGGCACTATTACACAAGAAAGTTTACATCATAATTAAGCACCTAAGAATACAAAGTATTAACAAACTAATATTGTTACGAAATTGTAATTAATATCACATACCTCAATTTTTTGCCACTTAATGAAAGGGTTCTTCTTTATTTTTGGGATATCCTTACGGTATTCCGCGCTAAATTTGATGATTGCCCTAAGTAATTGTTAATAGTTCAGTTATGTAATTTAATATACTACAATAGGAAAAATATATGACAAAATAAGTAATTTAGTACATACCTGTTGATTATTATTTGAGAAAATTCGGGAGGTTCATTTTGTGCTCCAAGTGGACCTAACCACTGAACCAATGCAATCCATGGACAAATAACAACCAACATCCAATCCCGACTACACACAAAATTAAGCAAAAACAAATATCACATTGTTCGGGGATGTAGGGTCAGGTACTGTGATTATAAATACTATTGTTTCTGTTGCAAAGTACTGATTAAAATATTAGCTGAAGAAATCACTTACTCTTCTATATAGGGCAAGAAGAATATTTGATATTTATTTTTGCCATCATTGCACGCaaataccctatataaatagTCACATCGATCATCTTCTTTTTCCACACGTCTTAGCGGGGATAGATAGGTGGAGTCACAAAATCCATATAGCCCAGATATGCCATCTTTGAGAACCATCTCACTCAGATGCCTTGCACAtcaaaaaacaattaaatcatttTTTAGAAACCAATATATACATTTACTTGGAATCAAAAAGGATACAACACACTTACATCATTAAAATCAACATGTGAGATGATCTTATCTCTCTTTGAAAGCACCAATCAAGCATGTCTTCATAATCAAGGCTAACACATTGCTCATTTAGGAACACTCTAGCCGGGATCGTGAAGGATTTGGTTTTTCCGCTCTTTTTCATTCCAATAGCTAcatccttgaaaactttaaccaAATTAGAAGTCAACTTTAACCTATCAGTTGGAGTGATCGTATACTTTCGAGTGCATGATGACTGTGATGATGGCGAGCGTGGAGATGGCGAGCGTGGAGATGGCGAGCGTGGAGATGGCGCGGTGAATTCCTTTGTTATTTGTTTATCAGCAGCCTTGTTATACATTAACACGAAAAAAGAGATAAATATAAGGTATGTAAAAACTATAGGCTGAATGAAACAAATAAGTATCGTGATATGTAACGCATAAAATTTCAATAACGTGCCTTCTTTAAAGGAAAAACCAAATGAGCAGGCCATATTAAAAATCTACCCGAGCTTTGACAAACGAATTTTATTTCCCCGTCGGGACATGGCAATTCCGCACTTGAGTTGATATCTTCTTTAATAAAAACTCGATAATGACCGCTAGGCACGGTTTTGAAATGATTCTTGACCACTTCTCCTTCCCTACCAACGTACACTTCTCCAACGGCAACTATATGGACACCTTTGTCATTCTCAATCGCCAAGGAACATAAACTGCTAACACCCTAATCATAAAGAACATATAAGTAGAACATGTTATTTGTATTTGCATTTAGAGGTTTACTCTGCTACGGAGTCACATCTACtctctgatcagatcagttctgacctGTTCTGTTCAGATCAGTTATGtctttaggatttcaattaataactTGATGTGTTAGTTGATTTgcatcagttctgatcagttctgatgtTCTTTTCTGATCAGTtttgatcagatcagttctCTTATCAGTTCAGTTCTGACGAGTTGATATGTTTAGATCATTTATTTCTTTAGGATTTCAGTTTCTACCTGTTTATTTTGCGGGTATGGATAATTGTGAGCAACAGAAAACTTGTAGATTAACGGGTTTTAAAGCTTGTAGATTAACCTGGCATGATAACTAGATCAATTTAACTAACAAAATAATGTTACCTGGGGAAATGGTTGATCATTGACTTGCTCAGTGTAGAAAGTACAAACTCAGTTTCAGGCACGTATTCTTTCTCTGGATCAGGCCAAGCAACATGGTACACCTCAGTTTGGACTTCTGGAACTTGAACTTTATTCTGTTTTGAGGCAAGTTGAAAGTTGGCACCTTGCAGTCTTTGGTCACTCGTACTCCCTAACATACCACCTAATCCTTGACTGCCACCAAACCCACCCTCTTGGAAACCCTCTAAACGACGACTAACTTGGTTGCTGTCAGGCACATTCTCATGCTCAGGCCAAGCACCATCTTCTTGCTGTTGCACTGTATTCTGTTTTAAGGATAATTGGAAACAGGCACCTTGAAGTGTTTGGCCATTTGTACTATGAAAGTGGGCAGACTTGGCACCCCCGAACCCTAACCCTTGGataccaccaccatcaccaaaTTGTTTCAGTTGGTCTTGGTTGAGCTGACCAATAGACATTAAGTAATTTAACAACAAATCCTGAGTGTTTTTCATAACAGTTAATTCTGATTTGACACCATTGAGTTCGGAGCGCAATTGACTAGATGGTGTGGGTTTGTTGTAACCAAAGTATTGCTTATTGGTAACACCTGATCCAGCACCCCTAACACAACCTCCATGTTCAGGAGTCTTTAATGATCTTGCTAGGATATCATTTCGGCCAATGGCATCAATTTCTCCTTGGATTTGTTGTGCCTCTAATACTTTCTGACATAAAAAATGAGCAACCAGATCAAGTTAGCATAATAGTGACAGcaaaatgtttaatttgatttatatataaatatattctCACAATTGCTTTAGCTATTTCCAAATCGACGGGATTGTCAAAGGTTATCACACCATTTTCTTCTCTAGAGTGGGCTCTTATCCAAACCAGATGTCGAGGCACATCAGCAACTTGGATTTCTTATTTCTGAAGCTCGTCAGCCTAAGAATAcaaaataataatcataatcataagaatcatatGTATAGGTTTTCAGTGTTAGACTATATGTGATCGTTCTGAACTTACAATCTCTGCTTCATAATACAAGTACCCTTTTCGACCTCCACGATATCTTGAAGTATTTTTTTTGCCCTTTCTGAATTCAAGTCACTTAGTTCCTATCCATATTATGTACATAACAGTAAGTGCACAAAGTTCATTTGAATGTTCAGTAACTATGCATTGACATGGAGTATTGAAAGTACCTTGAACTTAGGATCAGTATATGTTGCAATGAATGTGTCCCAATCAGTTTGCGTTATCCATCCATACAACGAAGGTGGAGTCCTTATTATCACATTTTCATTCTCTTCCTTGGAGTCGTACATGAAGACTTTCCTTAATCTAGCCTTGAAACATCTCCACCGAATTGAAGCTCGCCCTAACACGTAACTTCTACGTTCTTCGGGCACTATGAATCCCTTCTGCAAATTCAAGAGAAAGTTATCCTGAATATACTTACTGTTGAGAATCATGCTTGCGAATACAGAGAAAAGGTAAACTTCTGAAGTTCTGATCATTTCCGTCTATAATATTTACTCTGAATATGTGTATTCAGAAAACCAACAACCTGTCTTTGAATATCAGCTTTCACAGTTTTTAATCAGCAAAAACTAGTTCTGAACTTCTGATAAGT encodes:
- the LOC130459439 gene encoding uncharacterized protein isoform X1, with the protein product MKKSGKTKSFTIPARVFLNEQCVSLDYEDMLDWCFQREIRSSHMLILMMHLSEMVLKDGISGLYGFCDSTYLSPLRRVEKEDDRCDYLYRVFACNDGKNKYQIFFLPYIEDRDWMLVVICPWIALVQWLGPLGAQNEPPEFSQIIINRAIIKFSAEYRKDIPKIKKNPFIKWQKIECPRQPPGSKESGYYVGRYMIETIALRQMFIPEKYFTKTPTYSQTRIDELRERWISYVTEYHQPNNDEDDDDDDLV
- the LOC130459439 gene encoding uncharacterized protein isoform X2, whose protein sequence is MKKSGKTKSFTIPARVFLNEQCVSLDYEDMLDWCFQREIRSSHMLILMMHLSEMVLKDGISGLYGFCDSTYLSPLRRVEKEDDRCDYLYRVFACNDGKNKYQIFFLPYIEDRDWMLVVICPWIALVQWLGPLGAQNEPPEFSQIIINRAIIKFSAEYRKDIPKIKKNPFIKWQKIECPRQPPGSKESGYYVGRYMIETIALRQMFIPEKD